A portion of the Acanthopagrus latus isolate v.2019 chromosome 21, fAcaLat1.1, whole genome shotgun sequence genome contains these proteins:
- the psmb11a gene encoding proteasome subunit beta type-11a: MALEDICGFEETLLHRKWFPASYLEDAATSYHTADSYNFGLRQEKSVGNNGTPLHFLLPALPYSTTFNQRPSFPVPPASHSVTVRRPFPLSHGTTTLGFIFQGGVIAAADTRASAGGLVACPAVHKITPIHSHLVVTSSGSGADCMLWERILAREIRLYQLRHRRRLSIRGTAKLLSFMLHPFKGTEVCVALTLCGWDKEACDTDCVQKSEDSFSLDATAIAHSASPHRGPKLIYVCSDGARLQGDVFSVGSGSPYAYGVLDRELRWTLSKDEAVSLAREAVFRATHRDAYSGNNVDLFHITAKGWSQRKREDLKEEYYRDLERRAKRAEERKRLTELDASR, encoded by the coding sequence ATGGCTTTGGAGGACATTTGTGGCTTTGAAGAGACACTTTTACATCGCAAGTGGTTTCCTGCCTCGTATTTGGAAGATGCTGCTACGTCTTATCATACAGCTGACTCCTACAATTTTGGATTGAGACAGGAGAAATCTGTTGGAAACAATGGGACCCCGCTGCATTTCTTGTTACCAGCTTTGCCATACTCGACCACCTTTAACCAAAGACCCTCATTTCCCGTTCCCCCTGCCAGCCATTCGGTGACCGTCCGCAGGCCTTTTCCTCTGTCCCATGGAACGACGACCTTGGGCTTCATCTTCCAAGGTGGGGTCAttgcagctgcagacacacgAGCCAGTGCTGGGGGGCTTGTTGCCTGTCCAGCTGTTCATAAGATTACCCCGATTCACTCCCATTTAGTAGTCACCTCCTCTGGTAGTGGTGCGGACTGCATGCTGTGGGAGAGAATTCTGGCCAGAGAGATCAGACTCTACCAATTGCGGCACAGGCGTCGCCTTTCAATCCGTGGCACTGCCAAGCTCCTCTCGTTTATGCTGCACCCTTTTAAAGggactgaagtgtgtgtggcTCTTACACTGTGTGGCTGGGATAAAGAAGCATGCGACACTGACTGTGTCCAGAAGTCAGAGGACTCATTCAGCCTAGATGCTACTGCAATTGCACATTCTGCATCTCCTCACAGGGGCCCTAAGCTGATATATGTGTGCAGCGATGGAGCCCGACTGCAGGGGGACGTCTTTTCTGTCGGCTCAGGCTCTCCTTATGCTTATGGAGTCCTGGATCGAGAGCTAAGGTGGACTCTGAGTAAAGACGAGGCAGTCTCCCTGGCAAGAGAAGCAGTGTTCAGAGCTACTCACAGGGATGCCTACTCAGGAAATAATGTGGACCTCTTCCACATCACAGCCAAGGGATGGAgccaaagaaaaagagaggaccTGAAAGAGGAATATTATAGAGACTTGGAAAGGAGAGCAAAGAGGGctgaggaaaggaaaagacTGACTGAATTAGATGCTTCACGATGA